GTCATGCGGTATTAGCAGTCGTTTCCAACTGTTGTCCCCCCCTCTGAAAGGCAGGTTCCTCACGCGTTACTCACCCGTCCGCCACTGTCCTCTGCTTCAATTGGACGAATCCTCTTTCCACAGATTCTCGTTCGACTTGCATGTGTTAAGCACGCCGCCAGCGTTCGTCCTGAGCCAGGATCAAACTCTCTATAAATGGTATCTAAACAACTCTATCGAGCTGCTCAAATCTTTACAGAGCTATTTGTCATAGCTTCAAAAACTTTTTATACTTAGTTCCGCGGGTAATTGACTCAACCTCGCTTTCCCAAGTTTTAGTCGCACTTTTCAGTGCTCCCGTCTGGTGCTTTTCGTTTCGTTCGTTGTTTAATTTACAAGGTACACGCCCCGTGCGGAACATTTGTTATTATACTGCGCAGTTCTGTCTTTGTCAATCCTTTTTTTGAAGTTTTTTGCAGATTTTTCTTCCATCGCAAGATGACATTCCCCGACGCCTGTGTTATAATACCATATTATAATTATACTACCATGGAGGTGTACCGTTTTGCAGCTCTTGCACGCCAACGCCACATACGGAAAGCTGGACCAAGCCCGGCTGGACCTGCAGCCGGGGCTGAATGTGATCTGCGCCCCTAACGAGGGCGGCAAGTCCACCTGGTGCCGATTCCTGCTGGCTATGTTCTATGGACTCAACACCCGCCAGCGGGGCGATTTGGCCGATAAGAACCGTTTTCAGCCCTGGAGCGGCAGCCTTATGCAGGGCAAGCTGGAGCTGTCGGTGGGGGACAAGGAGCTGACTCTCAGCCGCCGGACCCAGCGCCCCGACGCTCCTCTGGGCGTTTTTTCCTGCACCTATTCCGGCACCGACACCTCTGTCCCCGGCTTGGATGCCGCCCGCTGCGGCGAGACGCTTCTGGGGGTGCCCCAGTCCGTCTACCAGCGCTGCGCCTTCATCCCCTCCGGCAGCCTGGCCATTGACGCCGACGCCGACCTGGAGCGGCGCATCAGCGCGCTCATTTCCACCGGTGACGAAAAGATCTCCTTTTCCCAGGTGGAGAGCCGCCTGAAAAAACAGCTCCGCCAGCGAAAATATAACCGCTCCGGCTCCATCCCTCTGCTGGAGGCCGAGATTGCCGGTCTCCGAGCCGCCCAGCAGGAGGCACAAACCCTGACCGGGCAGCTGGAAAACCTGCAACAGCAGCTATCCCAAGCCCGGGAGGACCAGGCCCGCCGCCGTCAGGCCCGTCTCCAGGCCGCCCAGGAGGCTCTGCGTGAAAAAGAGAGCTGCCTGCGGGCCCTCCCCGACAGCAGCGACCTTCAGCGCATCAACCAGCAGCTGGGCGCCGTCCGCTCCCTGGGCGATCAGGTGCAGCAGGCCCAGGAGGCCGTATCCCGCCAGGAGAGCGCCATTGAGGATCAGCTCCAAGAGCTGAATCGCAACCCCCTGCATCCCATGACCAAGGCCCAGCTGGAGGCGCAGCTTCAGATTCAGCCCCCGGCCCCGCCCCAGGTGGCCCAGCTTCTCATTTCCCTGGCTTTGGGCCTGTGCGGCGGCGGCTTCCTTTGGTATGAAATTGACCGCCCTCAGGTTCTGTGGCTGTGTCTGGCCTGCGCGGTCACGGCCCTGGCCGCCGGGAACTTTCTGCGCCTGCTGATCCGCCGCATCCGCTTGCAGCAAAGCCGCCGCCGGGAGCTTTCCCGGCAGGAGGAGCTGCGAAAGCTGGCGGAAAGCTATCTGCCTGCCCTGGAGGAGCTGGAGGCCCAGCGCGCCCTTCTGCGCCAAAAGCAGCAGATCCTGTCCGACGGGGATCGCCGTCTTCGCACCCAGCTATCCGACCTCCTTTCTCAGGTGAGCCGCTGGGATGACAGCGTGCAGTCCGCCGGGGATATCCGCCGCTTCGTCCGGGAAACAGCCCAAAATCGCGACCGCCTGGCCCAGGAGCTGCACCAGGCCCAGACCCAGCTTCTGCAGGCGCAGATGTCCGATGCCGACGACACCGTCACCCATCTGCAGCAGCAGATCGCCCAGGTTCAGGGCCGTCTCGACGCCGGGCGGGATGCCCAGACGCTGGGAGACCAAATCTCCCGCCTGGAGGAGGAGCTCGTCCGGCAGCAGGCGGAATACGACGCCCTCCGGCTCTCCCTGGATGCGCTTCAGGCCGCCAACACCACCCTGCAAAACCGCTTCTCCCCGGAGCTGGGGCGCCGGGCCGCGGAAATTTTCGCGGACATGACCGGCAGCACCTGGAGCCACATTCTCCTGGACCGGGAGTTCCATCTCTCCGCCGAGTCCGGCAGCGACCCCACCCGCCGCAGTGTTCAGCTTCTCAGCGCAGGCACCGCCGACCAGCTCTATCTGGCCGTCCGCCTGGCTATCTGCGAAATGATCCTGCCTCCGGAGCAAAATCCGCCCCTGATTCTGGATGATGCCCTCCTGACCTTTGATGACGCCCGGCTGGCCACCACCCTGGACTATCTGACCCGGCTGGGCGCACAGCGGCAGATCCTCCTTTTCACCTGTCAGGGCCGGGAGGCCGCTCTGCTGGAGGGCCGCCCGAGCGTACACATCACAAATCTGACATAATCGACATAAGCGAGGTTTTCTATGTTTCCCCTGAATACTTTCAACAATCTCTGCGTATTCTTTCTGCTGATCATGATTTACAGCGCCGCCGGATGGGTGGGCGAGATGGTCTACTGCTCCGTGGGCAAGGGCCACATTTGCGAAAAGCGCGGCTTTTTGAACGGATTTATTTGCCCCATCTATGGACACGGCGCCCTTTTGGTGTTATATGTATTACATGGTGGCCTGAAAAACCCCATTCTCACCTTCCTGGGCGGCATGGTCCTCACCACCGCCCTGGAGTATTTCACCAGCTGGTTCATGGAAAAGCTCTTTCATATGCGCTGGTGGGATTACAGCAAGAAAAAAATTCAGATCAACGGCCGAGTCTGCCTGCTCAACAGTGTCCTGTTCGGCTTGGCCTGCGTGCTGCTGTGCCATGTGGTGAATCCGCCGGTGATGGCCTGGCTGTTCCGCATCGGAGAAAAATACACCGTCCCGGCGGCCTCCTTCCTCTTTGGCATCTATCTGATGGATAACATCCTCTCCGTCCGCAGCGCCATTCAGCTGTCCAATCGTACCGAGAAGCTCCACCAGCTGCAGCAGGAGGTGCGCCAGCATCTGGCCGCCGCTGCCGAGAGCTTCGGGGACAGGATGGCCCAGGGCCGGGAGCGCTATCTACAGTCCGTGGACAGCATGACCCGGGACTTTATGGAGGGCTCCCGCACCCAACAGCTTATGGATAATTATGACGCCTACCTGGCCGAGCGCCAGCGCCAGGTGCAGATGCTCCGCAGCGGCCAGGATATGTTTGAGCGCCGTCTGCTCCGCAGCCACCCCAATCTCCGCTCCCGCCACGACGAGCAGCTGGATCAGCTCCGCCGCCGGCTGGACCGCATCAAGGCCGAGGCCAAGGCCCGGGCCGGGAAAAAGTAAGTAATATATAACATATATGGTATAAAGTAAGTTTGAGAATGCAGAAAAGGAGCTATTGTTATGAGCGAATGTACCCATGATTGCAGTACCTGCAGCGAGAGCTGCGGGGAGCGCAAGGAAGCCAATGTATTTGAGAAAAAACCCCTCCACGAGGGCTGCCGGGTGGGCAAGGTCTACGGCGTTGTGTCCGGCAAGGGCGGCGTAGGCAAGTCCATGGTCACCAGCCAGCTGGCCGTGACCATGCAGCGCGAGGGCTATCGCACCGCCGTGCTGGACGCCGACATCACCGGCCCCTCCATCCCCAAGGCCTTCGGTGTCCATGGCCGGGCCGTGGGCACGGAGAACGCCATTGTCCCTGTGCAGACCCGCACGGGCATCCAGCTTATGAGCGTGAACCTGCTGCTGGAGCACGAGACGGACCCGGTCATCTGGCGCGGGCCGGTCATCGGCGGCGTGGTGCAGCAGTTCTGGAGCGATGTGCTGTGGCAGGATGTGGACTATATGTTCGTGGATATGCCTCCCGGCACCGGCGATGTGGCGCTGAATGTGTTCCAGTCCCTGCCGGTGGACGGGGTCATCATCGTCACCAGCCCCCAGGAGCTGGTGAGCATGGTGGTGGAAAAGGCCGTGAAAATGGCGCAGATGATGGACATTCCCGTTCTGGGCCTGGTGGAGAACATGAGCTATCTCCCCTGCCCCGACTGCGGCAAGAAGATTTATCTCTTCGGCGAAGGCAAGACCGACGAGGCCGCCCAGCGGTATAACCTCCCAGTCCTGGCCAAAATGCCCCTGGACCCCACCCTGGCAGAGCTGGTAGACGCCGGGGAAATCGAGAATTTCCAGGGCCACTGGCTGGACGGCGTGGTGGAGAAGATTATCGGGTGATTCTAAGTGCATACAAAAAGGAAAGGCGGACTGGATCCGTCTTTCCTTTTAATATTTGGCCAATTCACTT
This is a stretch of genomic DNA from Vescimonas fastidiosa. It encodes these proteins:
- a CDS encoding putative ABC transporter permease → MFPLNTFNNLCVFFLLIMIYSAAGWVGEMVYCSVGKGHICEKRGFLNGFICPIYGHGALLVLYVLHGGLKNPILTFLGGMVLTTALEYFTSWFMEKLFHMRWWDYSKKKIQINGRVCLLNSVLFGLACVLLCHVVNPPVMAWLFRIGEKYTVPAASFLFGIYLMDNILSVRSAIQLSNRTEKLHQLQQEVRQHLAAAAESFGDRMAQGRERYLQSVDSMTRDFMEGSRTQQLMDNYDAYLAERQRQVQMLRSGQDMFERRLLRSHPNLRSRHDEQLDQLRRRLDRIKAEAKARAGKK
- a CDS encoding ATP-binding protein, producing the protein MQLLHANATYGKLDQARLDLQPGLNVICAPNEGGKSTWCRFLLAMFYGLNTRQRGDLADKNRFQPWSGSLMQGKLELSVGDKELTLSRRTQRPDAPLGVFSCTYSGTDTSVPGLDAARCGETLLGVPQSVYQRCAFIPSGSLAIDADADLERRISALISTGDEKISFSQVESRLKKQLRQRKYNRSGSIPLLEAEIAGLRAAQQEAQTLTGQLENLQQQLSQAREDQARRRQARLQAAQEALREKESCLRALPDSSDLQRINQQLGAVRSLGDQVQQAQEAVSRQESAIEDQLQELNRNPLHPMTKAQLEAQLQIQPPAPPQVAQLLISLALGLCGGGFLWYEIDRPQVLWLCLACAVTALAAGNFLRLLIRRIRLQQSRRRELSRQEELRKLAESYLPALEELEAQRALLRQKQQILSDGDRRLRTQLSDLLSQVSRWDDSVQSAGDIRRFVRETAQNRDRLAQELHQAQTQLLQAQMSDADDTVTHLQQQIAQVQGRLDAGRDAQTLGDQISRLEEELVRQQAEYDALRLSLDALQAANTTLQNRFSPELGRRAAEIFADMTGSTWSHILLDREFHLSAESGSDPTRRSVQLLSAGTADQLYLAVRLAICEMILPPEQNPPLILDDALLTFDDARLATTLDYLTRLGAQRQILLFTCQGREAALLEGRPSVHITNLT
- a CDS encoding Mrp/NBP35 family ATP-binding protein; this encodes MSECTHDCSTCSESCGERKEANVFEKKPLHEGCRVGKVYGVVSGKGGVGKSMVTSQLAVTMQREGYRTAVLDADITGPSIPKAFGVHGRAVGTENAIVPVQTRTGIQLMSVNLLLEHETDPVIWRGPVIGGVVQQFWSDVLWQDVDYMFVDMPPGTGDVALNVFQSLPVDGVIIVTSPQELVSMVVEKAVKMAQMMDIPVLGLVENMSYLPCPDCGKKIYLFGEGKTDEAAQRYNLPVLAKMPLDPTLAELVDAGEIENFQGHWLDGVVEKIIG